A genomic segment from Manduca sexta isolate Smith_Timp_Sample1 chromosome 13, JHU_Msex_v1.0, whole genome shotgun sequence encodes:
- the LOC119189211 gene encoding LOW QUALITY PROTEIN: ubiquitin carboxyl-terminal hydrolase puf-like (The sequence of the model RefSeq protein was modified relative to this genomic sequence to represent the inferred CDS: inserted 4 bases in 3 codons; deleted 3 bases in 2 codons; substituted 2 bases at 2 genomic stop codons), with product MYSIIFRQCMCCYRDVKNFERFYLVVQSILCLSVCQLKQLKDDIIEAAKTPAPEIEPDKQNLXDTTPPKSEEVKNKEPTEADNPPTSERENEAPKEPPVDKPLADDSEAWPMQQKEKLMHIVSKIFLLNFPLYLACKHSALSRXMTXSAQEISNLSSYCDLHDTEIPAYLLSNVSLFCKLGGICAMTSVFEQSTPNTLPLSMAHAIVAAVGNLKLWLNFRAVAQLFMPLRSKILKYMCSLEDKDLRVPAVKSMADFMWGAAKEPLDAPLAFDGDGLALAFKYFNSSTLTMRLAGVAQINAHIVAHNELCAGEPAADAELAGQQLATWLTNNNIIEHLFGPNLHVEVIKQAHMILKFLAVETRVTPEHVELVWAAAQSXRHCSRQVYDLLPGFIRALAPKPCAHLYSLLCSLPPKEHTEQSLYLASALTRAMWSRGGGCGGGGSPGEPRAPPPACKPPHRSSSEASVSMDQTNSDDDPCEELSTSGEEAGPTPRKQSKHQRELTAEQEWLREGEELTKKECSTLKSCQKRSKRAGSSGSASSGAEELLRPRKKKLYKKRHKPGKPRHFLATQLKAADLAESVSEVEEESSGSDTAHCQLLCDNVDARRLMELRLMESYKRRGGEEEEGSASSALSPNSHPHIADLDEDDSACEEELARLAQQAQCLSEYQTAHALASAAGAAAAAAAAAAGARARGSRSGSPAPAPSPPPQATPATPFCADDVCRPGNTLLWDLLQDGAIEQLGEGLALEAEKALCALLCFSTDKFIRIKFIEGCLDNLANHRSVAVSLRLLPKLFSSFQQLRGMDMHQVVMWAERERGMMRLFLEDLRHYTQQPRATADAAHYAHITELTVRLHFLTAIFSPVGSPQHFRLTVEQVEELWQCLVVRGSSECADCLYSWLLSHTKSPDQHALGLDALRFLYVEKMPTLDPETISIMGLSLYQQLCNLARMALGTGDSRDSSHPHTLAMDHLWKIALRANNTDVSMGAIQYLNSYYMGQQLQQEDDFVAKCMFHLSSAAERLISKKQETDSASPSQTPADNEKEEKKIDKQNIYEHMTEEAALQCIQRALLLLKTHLDTFKRRYAYHLRRWALAESGAWQGAGGAGCVRVTLQPAGAGPRALLALHHHDYVAHLRAHVHVWWETQIQGEEGVTALSTDGPLRMITQGQELTVDYDERTLYDMGFKDNQLVFVSVGVGGRGAWAEWPSAQPAPSRARLPTLLLLDPTYFHHLFTLMQALGQMKEPGPNGELVAHTKAQLLSRRVWDILQAVPLNPTLLEAFQNPIESKLPELIDPNSPQKLMYSLHIIDKLSSNNTTPTVKETTVTEKTEDEKASVETWNDLFIKKGGLRLLYDIMMSGVLQKSDDSEWRQDCLALLLQLLCRIGTLPTSDPAQTPKLHPALLSLMSAEETTERLISILCEAATLKEPATYKTGFWGRAQVVQHAMRMCVWWARGGGDAPALAWALRRAAPRLLLDDNDPAVRREAGSALYRLCAGGEVCVLAPLLQLLLEQLPRAADMRPHPALHTHHPHHPHHHQEIVHHHAEEGKEPYGPACRDYFWLVCRLIDGLPEEFFKEGATSEDSGAPDLNELCEQIRVSLEKXEIIEKRTEPCTPDDGLYGQLSLLTHLLKHPLRFKTSEQGTRTLEMVFGFLFDVPNPDNRNLPKCKSQKSRAAAYDLLVELVRGAPDNYMVLHHKLMEHHKPGPSCSYPWDYWPAEESRSECGFAGLTNLGATCYMASCMQHLYMMPQARAAVLRADPQHSRHAPTLNEMQRMFAYLMESERKAYNPRSFCKVYQMDHQPLNTGEQKDMAEFFIDLVSKLEEMTPELKKLVKTLFCGVLSNNVVSLDCPHVSRTLEEFYTVRCQVADMRNLHQSLDEVTVKDTLEGDNCYTCSQCAAKVRAEKRACFKKLPRILCFNTMRYTFNMLTMLKEKVNTHFSFPMRLDMSGYVEKHLMPAQYQEEKKKMSETNKEEEGSPSADSEDNPEAEEHYEYELIGVTVHTGTADGGHYYSFIRDREHEHHDRWLLFNDAEVKTFDPAHLAAECFGGEMTSKTYDSVTDKFMDFSFEKTNSAYMLFYELSPPRAQRDSDSGQQEEAQSSTAEESSQASSVERRSSDTAPAITLPPDLLKWIWDDNMQFLHDKNIFQHAYFTFMGQMCSSVPQSLLTLRPEITEIAARLSTSFFIETFIHAKEKPTMVSWVELVTKQFNASAAASEWFLGHMADDTWWPMQVLIKCPNQMVRQMFQRLCMHVIQRLRSSHCALYLQGMEEGEDNSKLGEASCVTRFIRMLLSLMENGARSHLRHLTEYFSLLYEFSKMGEEEGKFMLRINAISTMVNFYLGQNGSTCDSPTEDATASGGSGGGSGEGAAVVARVAAAAAATRRAAATSCGPARSTRWWRSSADSSSARATPPDTSRCTSLTLARYCMPRYQNSSLSITLDH from the exons ATGTATAG TATAATTTTTAGGCAATGTATGTGCTGCTACAGAGATGTGAAGAACtttgaaagattttatttaGTTGTGCAAAGCATACTGTGTTTGTCCGTGTGCCAGCTGAAACAACTTAAAGATGATATTATTGAGGCTGCTAAAACGCCTGCACCTGAAATTGAACCAGACAAACAAAACC ATGACACCACACCACCTAAGAGTGAAGAGGTGAAAAACAAGGAACCTACAGAGGCAGATAATCCTCCAACATCAGAGAGAGAAAATGAGGCACCAAAAGAACCTCCAGTGGACAAGCCACTTGCAGATGATTCTGAAGCATGGCCCATGCAGCAGAAAGAGAAGCTCATGCACATTGTATCCAAAATTTTTCTTCTCAATTTCCCACTATACTTGGCTTGTAAACATTCAGCTCTCAGTCGCTAGATGAC TTCCGCACAGGAAATATCAAATTTGAGCTCATACTGTGATTTGCATGACACTGAAATACCAGCATACCTGCTT AGTAATGTCAGTTTGTTTTGCAAACTGGGTGGTATATGTGCCATGACTTCTGTGTTTGAGCAATCAACACCAAACACATTACCTTTATCTATGGCCCATGCTATAGTGGCAGCTGTTGGTAATCTCAAGTTATGGCTGAACTTTAGGGCTGTTGCCCAACTGTTCATGCCGTTGAggagtaaaatattaaagtatatgtGCAGCTTAGAGGACAAGGATCTTCGTGTACCGGCAGTTAAATCCATGGCAG aTTTCATGTGGGGAGCTGCGAAAGAACCATTAGATGCGCCGCTCGCGTTTGACGGCGACGGTCTCGCGCTCGCCTTCAAGTACTTTAACAGTAGCACGCTTACCATGCGACTGGCTGGCGTGGCGCAGATCAACGCTCACATTGTGGCGCACAACGAACTGTGCGCCGGCGAACCGGCAGCTGACGCGGAGCTCGCGGGTCAGCAGCTCGCCACCTGGCTCACCAATAACAACATAATTGAACATCTCTTTGGACCTAATTTACATGTCGAG GTGATAAAACAAGCGCACATGATCCTGAAGTTCCTGGCGGTGGAGACGCGCGTGACGCCAGAACACGTGGAGCTGGTGTGGGCGGCGGCGCAGAGCTGAAGACACTGCAGCCGGCAGGTGTACGACCTGCTGCCCGGGTTCATACGCGCGCTCGCGCCCAAGCCCTGCGCGCATTTGTATAGTCTGCTGTGTTCATTACCACCAAAAGAGCATACTGAACAG AGTTTGTACTTGGCGTCGGCGCTGACGCGTGCGATGTGGTCGCGCGGGGGCGGGTGCGGGGGCGGCGGGTCTCCGGGCgagccgcgcgcgccgccgcccgcgtgCAAGCCGCCGCACCGCTCCTCCTCCGAGGCGAGCGTCAGCATGGACCAGACCAACTCTGATGATGACCcg TGTGAGGAACTAAGCACTTCTGGTGAAGAAGCTGGTCCTACTCCACGCAAACAAAGCAAACACCAACGGGAACTTACCG CGGAACAAGAGTGGTTGCGAGAAGGCGAAGAGTTGACAAAGAAAGAATGTTCAACATTGAAGTCTTGTCAGAA GCGCAGCAAACGCGCCGGCAGCAGCGGCAGCGCGAGCAGCGGCGCCGAAGAGCTGCTGCGTCCGCGCAAGAAGAAACTATACAAGAAGCGACACAAGCCAGGCAAACCCAGGCATTTCC TAGCGACCCAGTTGAAGGCTGCGGATCTCGCGGAGTCAGTATCAGAAGTGGAAGAGGAGTCCTCC GGGAGTGACACCGCTCACTGTCAATTATTGTGCGACAATGTCGATGCCAG GCGGTTAATGGAACTGCGATTGATGGAGAGCTATAAGCGTCGCGGCGGCGAGGAGGAAGAGGGCAGCGCGTCCTCCGCACTCTCGCCCAACTCGCACCCGCACATTGCTGACCTCGATGAGGACGACTCCGCTTGCGAGGAGGAACTCGCCAGGCTCGCTCAGCAG GCGCAGTGCCTGTCGGAGTATCAGACGGCGCATGCGCTAGCGTCGGCAGCGGGCGCGGCGGCAGCGGCAGCGGCAGCGGCTGCGGGCGCGCGCGCTCGCGGGTCGCGGTCAGGGTCTCCCGCGCCCGCGCCTTCGCCCCCGCCGCAGGCCACGCCCGCCACACCCTTCTGCGCCGACGACGTGTGCCGCCCCGGCAACACGCTGCTCTGGGACCTGCTGCAGGACGGCGCCATA GAGCAGCTAGGCGAAGGTTTGGCTCTGGAGGCCGAGAAGGCGCTGTGCGCTCTGCTGTGTTTCAGCACCGACAAATTTATTAGGATAAAGTTCATTGAAGGCTGCCTCGACAATCTTGCCAATCACag atCTGTTGCAGTTTCACTCCGGTTACTGCCGAAGTTATTTTCTTCCTTCCAACAACTTCGAGGAATGGATATGCATcag GTGGTGATGTGGGCGGAGCGCGAGCGCGGCATGATGCGCCTGTTCCTGGAGGATCTGCGCCACTACACGCAGCAGCCGCGCGCCACCGCCGACGCCGCGCACTACGCGCACATCACCGAGCTCACCGTGCGCCTGCACTTCCTCACTGCCATATTCTCACCGGTCGGATCGCCGCAGCACTTCCG TTTAACAGTGGAGCAAGTGGAGGAGCTGTGGCAGTGCCTGGTGGTGCGCGGCAGCAGCGAGTGCGCCGACTGTCTGTACTCGTGGCTGCTCTCGCACACCAAGTCGCCCGACCAGCACGCGCTCGGACTGGACGCGCTCAGGTTCCTCTACGTGGAGAAGATGCCCACGCTCGACCCGGAG acAATAAGCATAATGGGCCTAAGCCTGTACCAGCAGCTGTGTAACCTGGCGCGCATGGCGCTGGGCACGGGCGACTCGCGCGACTCCTCGCACCCGCACACGCTCGCCATGGACCATCTGTGGAAGATAGCACTGCGGGCCAACAACACCG ATGTATCCATGGGCGCAATTCAGTACCTGAACAGTTACTACATGGGACAACAGTTGCAGCAGGAAGACGACTTTGTGGCGAAATGCATGTTCCACTTGTCTTCTGCTGCTGAAAGGCTCATTTCCAAGAAACAGGAGACTGATAGCGCCTCGCCGTCTCAAACTCCTGCTGACAATGAGAAGGAAGAGAAGAAAATCGACAAACAGAATATATATGAGCATATGACAGAGGAAGCAGCGTTGCAGTGTATACAGAGGGCATTGTTGTTACTCAAAACTCATTTAGATACTTTCAAACGGCG ATACGCGTACCACTTGCGTCGCTGGGCGCTGGCGGAGTCGGGCGCGTGGcagggcgcgggcggcgcggggtgCGTGCGCGTGACGCTGCAGCCGGCCGGCGCGGGCCCGCGCGCGCTGCTCGCGCTGCACCACCACGACTACGTCGCGCATCTGCGCGCGCACGTGCACGTCTGGTGGGAGACGCAG ATACAGGGAGAAGAAGGCGTCACAGCATTATCCACAGATGGCCCGCTGCGAATGATAACACAGGGACAAGAGCTGACCGTTGATTACGACGAGAGAACACTGTATGATATGGGGTTTAAAGATAATCAG TTGGTGTTCGTTTCTGTGGGCGTGGGTGGTCGTGGCGCTTGGGCGGAGTGGCCATCGGCCCAGCCCGCGCCGTCAAGAGCTCGTCTGCCAACACTTCTGCTTCTTGACCCAACATATTTTCACCACCTGTTTACCCTCATGCAAGCTCTTGGACAGATGAAAGAGCCGGGGCCTAATGGG GAGCTGGTAGCGCACACAAAAGCGCAACTGCTGTCACGTCGAGTTTGGGATATATTACAAGCGGTCCCTCTCAACCCTACGCTGTTGGAAGCCTTCCAAAACCCGATAGAGAGCAAATTACCAGAATTAATCGACCCTAATAGCCCTCAAAAACTCATGTATTCACTACACATTATCGATAAGCTGAGCTCGAACAACACTACTCCAACCGTCAAAGAGACCACAGTTACAGAGAAAACAGAGGACGAGAAAGCCAGTGTAGAGACGTGGAACGATCTGTTTATAAAGAAGGGTGGACTAAGACTGTTATATGATATAATGATGTCAG GCGTCTTgcaaaaaagcgacgatagcgaATGGCGGCAAGATTGTCTTGCCTTGCTACTGCAGCTCTTGTGCCGTATTGGAACGTTACCGACTTCCGATCCTGCGCAAACACCTAAATTACACCCG GCGTTGTTATCTCTTATGAGTGCAGAGGAGACAACGGAGAGGTTAATATCGATACTGTGCGAGGCCGCCACTCTTAAGGAACCAGCTACTTATAAAACTGGATTTTGGGGTCGAGCTCAG GTGGTGCAGCACGCGATGCGCATGTGCGTGTGGTGGGCGCGTGGCGGCGGCGACGCGCCCGCTCTCGCCTGGGCGCTGCGACGAGCCGCACCTAGGCTGCTGCTAGACGATAATGATCCCGCC GTGCGTCGCGAGGCGGGCAGCGCGCTGTACCGGCTGTGCGCGGGCGGCGAGGTGTGCGTGCTGGCGCCGCTGCTGCAGCTGCTGCTGGAACAGCTGCCGCGCGCCGCCGACATGCGCCCGCACCCCGCCCTACACACCCACCACCCGCACCACCCGCACCATCATCAAGAG ATTGTACACCATCACGCGGAAGAAGGGAAAGAGCCCTACGGTCCAGCGTGTCGCGATTACTTCTGGCTCGTTTGCAGGCTTATTGACGGTCTGCCTGAAGAGTTTTTCAAAG AGGGCGCTACGTCCGAAGACAGCGGCGCGCCCGATCTCAACGAGCTTTGCGAGCAAATTCGCGTCTCACTAGAGA AGGAAATTATCGAGAAGAGAACTGAACCTTGTACTCCAGATGACGGGCTGTACGGGCAACTTAGCTTGTTAACTCATCTACTGAAACACCCGCTTAGATTCAAGACCTCTGAACAAGGCACCAGGACTTTGGAGATG GTGTTCGGTTTCCTGTTCGACGTGCCCAACCCCGACAACCGCAACCTGCCCAAGTGCAAGTCGCAGAAGTCGCGCGCGGCCGCGTACGACCTGCTCGTGGAGCTCGTGCGCGGCGCCCCCGACAACTACATGGTGCTGCACCACAAGCTCATGGAGCATCACAAGCCAG GTCCGTCATGCTCGTACCCGTGGGACTACTGGCCGGCGGAGGAGTCGCGGTCGGAGTGCGGGTTCGCGGGGCTGACGAACCTGGGCGCCACGTGCTACATGGCGTCGTGCATGCAGCACCTGTACATGATGCCGCAGGCGCGTGCCGCGGTGTTGCGCGCTGATCCGCAACACAGCCGACACGCGCCTACGCTCAATGAGATGCAACGCATGTTCGCATACCTCATG GAGAGTGAGCGCAAAGCGTACAACCCTCGCAGCTTCTGCAAAGTCTACCAGATGGATCACCAGCCGCTGAATACTGGTGAACAGAAGGACATGGCGGAGTTCTTCATAGACCTCGTGTCCAAGCTGGAGGAAATGACGCCCGAACTCAAGAAGCTGGTCAAGACGCTGTTCTGTGGAGTGCTTAGTAACAACGTCGTGTCTTTG GACTGTCCGCACGTGTCGCGCACGCTGGAGGAGTTCTACACGGTGCGCTGCCAGGTGGCGGACATGCGCAACCTGCACCAGAGCCTCGACGAGGTGACGGTGAAGGACACGCTGGAGGGCGATAACTGCTACACGTGCAGCCAGTGCGCCGCCAAGGTGCGCGCGGAGAAACG GGCGTGCTTCAAGAAGTTACCTCGCATACTTTGCTTCAACACCATGCGATACACCTTCAACATGCTCACGATGCTCAAGGAGAAAGTGAACACGCATTTCTCGTTCCCGATGCGGCTCGACATGTCTGGATACGTTGAGAAACATCTCATGCCCGCGCAATATCAAG aggaGAAAAAAAAGATGTCTGAAACGAACAAAGAAGAGGAGGGCAGCCCTAGCGCCGACAGCGAAGACAATCCAGAGGCTGAAGAGCATTATGA ATACGAGTTGATAGGCGTGACAGTACACACGGGCACGGCGGACGGCGGACACTATTACTCGTTCATACGCGACCGCGAGCACGAGCACCACGACCGCTGGCTGCTGTTCAATGACGCTGAAGTGAAGACCTTCGACCCGGCGCACCTCGCCGCCGAATGTTTTGGGGGCGAGATGACT AGTAAAACGTACGACTCGGTGACGGACAAGTTCATGGACTTCTCGTTCGAGAAGACGAACAGCGCGTACATGTTATTTTACGAGCTCAGCCCGCCGCGAGCGCAGCGCGACTCCGACAGCGGACAGCAGGAGGAAGCGCAG TCGTCCACGGCTGAAGAAAGCAGCCAAGCGTCATCGGTGGAGCGACGCAGTAGCGACACGGCGCCCGCTATCACCTTGCCGCCCGATCTGTTGAAGTGGATATGGGACGACAACATGCAGTTCTTGCACGATAAGAATATTTTCCAGCACGCGTATTTCAC GTTCATGGGGCAGATGTGCAGCTCAGTGCCGCAGTCGCTGCTGACGCTACGTCCGGAAATCACGGAGATTGCTGCTCGTCTATCAACGTCATTTTTCATTGAGACATTCATACATGCTAAGGAGaag CCAACAATGGTGTCTTGGGTGGAGTTGGTCACGAAGCAGTTTAATGCATCGGCAGCCGCGTCCGAGTGGTTTTTAGGTCACATGGCCGATGACACATGGTGGCCTATGCAA gttttaataaaatgtccgAATCAGATGGTCCGGCAAATGTTTCAAAGGCTCTGTATGCATGTGATACAGAGATTGAG GTCTAGTCATTGTGCCTTATACCTGCAGGGTATGGAGGAAGGCGAAGATAATAGCAAGTTGGGCGAGGCGAGTTGTGTTACTAGGTTTATAAGAATGTTGTTGTCTTTG ATGGAGAATGGAGCGCGATCGCACTTACGGCATCTAACGGAATACTTCAGTCTATTGTACGAATTTAGTAAAATGGGAGAGGAGGAGGGCAAGTTCATGTTGCGAATCAACGCCATCAGCACCATGGTCAATTTCTATTTAGGACAAAATGGATCGACA TGTGACTCGCCAACCGAGGACGCAACTGCGAGTGGCGGAAGTGGCGGAGGTAGCGGGGAGGGAGCGGCGGTAGTGGCGCGAGTGGCGGCAGCGGCAGCGGCAACGCGGAGAGCGGCGGCGACAAGCTGCGGCCCGGCGCGCTCGACAAGATGGTGGCGCTCGTCGGCGGACTCGTCGAGCGCTCGCGCGACGCCGCCGGACACCTCGCGCTGCACGAGCCTGACGCTCGCGCGCTACTGCATGCCAAGGTATCAAAACTCTTCCCTCTCTATCACTCTGGATCATTAG